The following is a genomic window from Janibacter sp. DB-40.
GGGTGGCGACGCCGCGGCGCCGGCCGCCCCGGCTGCCCCAGGCGGCGCCGAGCCGGCGGGGGAGGCGCCCGGAAGCGATGCCGGGCCGCCGCCCGCCGCTGCGGCGATGCCGGCCTCCGCGGTGGCGGGCGCCGCTGCCGCGTCGGGTCGGCCACCCGCGGCAGCCTCGCCACCTGCGGCGGCCGGCCCGCCTCCGGTGGGCGTGACCGATGCCCCGCCCAGCCGGAGCGGCTCCGAGGGCACCGACGCGGTCGGCGCGGGGCGCGGCGGTGCCACCGACGCCCTCGACCTCGGCGCGGCGGTGGGGCCGGTCCTCCTGCGCACCTACGCGCCGTACGCGCTCGCGGGGGTCGCGGGACTCGTCCTCGGCTGGCTGCTCGGCCGTCGATCGGGTCAGGGCTGACGCGGCAGCGCCGTCGGGACCCGTCGCATCGGGGCCGTCCTCCGGGTGGAGGATGGCCCCGATGCGTCGACACAGGAGGACGTCCATGACCAGCACCGGAAGCGCCCCGTCCCGAGGCGATCGACTCGGTGGTCTGCCGTACACGCGACGGCACACCCGTCTCCTCGTCGGCTCGGGGGTCGGGTGGGCTCTCGACGCGATGGACGTCGGGCTGATCTCCTTCGTCATCGTCGTGCTCGCCGAGCAGTGGGGCCTGACGACGGGGGAGAGGTCGTGGATCGTCACCATCGGCTTCATCGGGATGGCGATCGGCGCCACGCTCGGCGGGCGGCTGGCGGACCGGTTCGGCCGCCGGGCGGTCTTCGCGACGACCCTGGTCGTCTACGGCCTGGCCACCGGCGCCTCCGCGCTCGTGGGCGGGGTCGCGCTCTTCATGGTCCTGAGGTTCTTCGTCGGTCTGGGGCTCGGCGCGGAGCTGCCCGTGGCCTCGACGCTCGTGAGCGAGCTGTCCCCGACGCGCATCCGCGGCCGTCTCGTGGTCGCCCTCGAGTCCTTCTGGGCCGTGGGGTGGATCCTCGCCGCGGTCATCGGCTTCTACGTCATCCCCCACGGGGACGACGGCTGGCGGTGGGGCCTGGCCTTCGGCCTGGTCCCTGCCGTCTACGCCCTCGTCGTGCGCTACGGCCTGCCCGAGTCCGCCGCGTGGCTGGAGAGCCGCGGCCGCCACGAGGAGGCCGAGGAGGTCGTGCGCGGCTTCGAGGAGTCCGCGGGCATCGAGCCGGGGACGGTCGCGAGGGCGAAGGGGGAGCCGGCCCCGGTCGATGCCGTGACCGCAGCGCACGGGTTGTGGTCCGCCGCGCTGCGGCGGCGCACCGCGGGCATCTGGATCGTGTGGTTCGCGGTGAACTTCGCCTACTACGGCGCCTTCCTGTGGATCCCGTCGCTGCTCGTCGCCCGCGGTCACGACGTGACGACGTCCTTCATGTACACGCTGATCATCACGCTGGCCCAGCTGCCGGGATACGCCCTCTCCGCGGTCCTCATCGAGGTGTGGGGGCGGCGGGCGACGCTCGCGGCCTTCCTCGTCGGCTCCGCCGTCTCCGCGTGGTTCTTCGGCCAGTCCGACTCGGTGACCTCGATCATCGTCGCCGGGTGCGCGCTCTCCTTCGCCAACCTCGGCGCCTGGGGCGCGCTCTACGCCATCACCCCGGAGATCTACCCGACCGCGGTGCGCGGGTCGGGCGCCGGCGCGGCGGCCGGCTTCGGGCGCCTTGCCTCCATCCTCGCTCCGCTGATGGTGCCCTTCCTCCTCGAGCGCGGTGGCGCGAGCGGCGACGTCCTCGTCTTCTCGATCTTCACCGCCGCCTTCGGCGTCGCTGCGGCAGCCACCTTCCTCCTGCCGGAGCTGCGGGGGCGGCAGCTGGCCGAGTGACCCGCTCCACCACTCTTGAAACCGGGTTCAGGTCTCTCTATGCTCCGAGGACACGACCTCGAGGGAGCGCGACATGGTGGCCGTACCGACAGTGACCGGGAGCATCGACTCCGCCGAGCTGGGCCGGGTGCTCGCGCACGAGCACATCTTCGTGCTGGGCGAGGAGTACCGGCAGAACTACCAGGACGACTGGGACGAGGACACCAAGGTGGCCGAGGCCGTCGAGGAGCTGGGAGCGCTGCCGTCCCTGGGCATCGACACCATCCTCGACCCGACGGTCCTCGGGCTCGGGCGCTACCTACCCCGGGTCCAGCGCGTCGCCGAGCAGATCGACCTCAATGTCGTGGTGGCCACCGGGCTGTACACGTACAACGAGATCCCCTTCCAGTTCCACTACACCGGCCCGGGGCTGCTCTTCGACGTGCCGGAGCCCCTCACCGAGCTCTTCCTCAAGGACCTGCGGGAGGGGATCGCGGACACCGGCGTGCGTGCCGGCTTCCTCAAGTGCGCCATCGAGGAGCAGGGCCTCACCCCGGGGGTCGAGCGGGTCATGCGGGCGGTCGGCCAGGCCAGCGCCCAGAGCGGGGCCCCGATCACGGTGCACACCAACCCGCACACCGGGTCGGGACTCGTCGCCCAGCGGGTGCTCGCGGAGGAGGGGGCCGACCTGTCGAAGGTCGTCATCGGTCACTCCGGGGACACGACGGAGATCGACTACCTCACGAAGCTCGCGGACGCCGGCTCCTACCTCGGCATGGACCGTTTCGGCCTCGACGTGCTGCTGCCCTTCGAGGACCGGGTGGCGACCGTCCTGGAGCTGCTGCGGCGTGGCTACGCGGAGAAGATGGTGCTCGCGCACGACGCGTCGTGCTTCATCGACTGGTTCGACCCCGAGGCCAAGCGCCAGACCGTCCCCCGGTGGAACTACCGCCACATCAGCGAGGACGTCATCCCCGCCCTCCTGGAGGGCGGCGCCAGCGAGCAGGACATCGAGACGATGCTCGTGACCAACCCGCGGGCGTACTTCGAGCGGTAGGCCGGATCAGCCCACGGAGTCCGCGAGCTCCACGACGCGACGCGTGAGGATCCGCGCCTCCTCGGGCTGGTACTCGCCGAGTGAGGGGTCGGTGAACATGTGCCCCTCGCCCTGGTACTCGACGTAGGTGAACTCGCCACCGGCCCGCTCCACGTCGTCCTGTAGCCGCTCGTCGATCGTGGCGTCGAGCTGGCGGTCCTCCTCGTGGAAGGGGTCCCCGGCGGTCACGTGCACCTGGCCGGCCACCCCGGGCGGCCACGTCGCATCCAGGTGCTGCATCGGGATGCCACCGCCGACCATCACGACGACCCGGGCGGTGTCGGGGCACTGGGCGGCCACCCACTGGGCGATGGCCGCACCGACCGAGAAGCCGACGGCGACGAAGGGGGCACCGACCCCCTTCGCCGCCTCCAGGCCCCGTGCCCGCAGGGCCTCCTCGCCGATCTCCTTGGTGCGGGCCATGCCGCTGGGATAGTCCTCGAAGGTCTGCCCGTCGTACGGGTCGACGGTCGTGACGTCGTGGCCGGCGCCGGTCAGGGCGTCGGCGAGGTCGGTGACGCCCCGGCGCACACCGAGGACGGACGGGAAGAGGAGTACGTGGGCCATGTCACCACGCTAGGGCAGGCCGGTGACAGCCGTCAGCGGCCGAAGACCGGCGGGCGCTTCTCCACGAAGGCGCTCACGGCCTCGATGTGGTCCTCGGTCAGGCCGCACTCCTTGTGGCGGGGCACCTCCGCGCGCATCGCCTCCGAGAGGGTCTGGAAGGGCACCTCCCGCAGGTTCTGCTTGAGGTGCGCAAGCGCCAGTGCCGGCCCGTCCGCCAGCCGTCGAGCCATCTCGTGGGTGCGCTCCGCCAGCTCGTCCTCGGGCACCAGCTGGTTGACCAGCCCGAGGTCGAGGCAGGCCTGCCCGTCCAGGCGCGGGTTGAGCAGGAGCAGCTCCCGCGCCCGCGCCGGCCCGACGAGCTGGTGGAGGAACCACGCCACGCCGAAGTCCCCGGACAGGGCCACGGTGGCGAAGGCCGTGGCCATGACGGTCCGCGGGGTGCCGATGCGCAGGTCCGCGGCGAAGGCCAGGCCGAGGCCGGCGCCCGCGGCCGCGCCGGGGAGGGAGGCCAGGACCGGCTTGGGGAAGGCGTGGATCTGACCGACGGTCATCTCCTGGTGGCGCACCTGCTCGGCCACGGCTGCGGGGTCCACCTCGCTGGCACCGCCCCCTTCGCCGCCGTCGGCATCGAACTGCTGCACGTCCCCGCCCGCGCAGAACGCGCGACCGGCACCGGTGAGGACCAGTGCCCTGACCCGTGGGTCGTCGGCGCTCTCCTGCAGCAGCTCGCCGAGCCCCTCGATCATCGGCCCGGACATGGCGTTGCGGCGCTCCGGCCGGTTGAGGGTGATGGTGGCGACCCCGTCGGTGAGGTCGTAGAGCACGTGGTCGGTGTCGGTCATGGGAGCTCCTCGGGTGTGGAAGGGGGCGGGGGTGGTCTCTGCGGGTCAGCGGCGGGTGCGTAGGGACGGGGCGAAGGCGGCGGCGGCCGCGAGGGGGAGGACGACGAGTGTGAGCAGGGCACCGGCCAGACCGATCTGCGCACCCAGTCCGCCGACGGTCGCCGCACCGAGGCTGCCGCCCATGAGGAAGACGAGGGTGAGCAGCCCGAGGGCGCCGCCCCGCGTGCGGACCGGGACGGAGTCGGCGACGAGCGTGGTCATGGCCGGCTGCCCCAGGCCGAAGGAGAGCATGAGCACCAGCGTCGCGAGCACGAGCAGGGGGCCGGAGACCAGGGCCACGCCGCCGGTGGCCAGCACGAGCGCGAGGGCGGTGCCGAGCGTCGCGAGGAGCTGGCCGCGGGCGGGGCCGAAGCGCACGAGCGCCGGCCCGTTGACGCGGGGGGCCACGATGCCCAGGGCCGCGCACGGGACGAGCAGCAAACCGATCTGCACACCGGTCCACCCGTGGGCGGTCAGTGCCGTCGGGATGGCCACGAGCATGCCGAACCACGCCGACGGCAGGCTCACGGCCGTGAGCAGGCTCCGGCGGGCGCCGGGGTCACCGATGAGGGCCGCCTGCACGATGCCGTCCGGGTGCCGGCGCGACCGCAGGACCGCCACCGGGGCAGCGGTGACCAGGGCGAGGAGGCCGATGAGGGCCGGGACGGGTCCGAGCGTGGCCCACTGCAGGGCGAGGACGGCTCCGGTCGCCGCGACCGCGACGAGCGCGGCGCCGGGCGCGTCGATGGTCGCGCCGGCCTGCCGTCGGGTCGGCAGATCGCCCCACAGCAACGGCATCACGAGGAGGGCGGCGAGGGGGATGGCCACCACGGGCCGCCACCCGAGCGGCTCGACGAGCATGGCCCCGATGACCGGTCCGAGGGCGTTGACGGTGGCCCCGACCCCGGCGTAGGTGGCCATCGCCCGGGCCCGCGCGTCCCCCTCGAAGAGAGCCTGCACGGCCGCCAGCGTCAGGGCCGGCACGGCGGCGGCGCCGAGCCCCTGCAGGGTGCGTGCGGCGATGAGTGCCGGCAGGTTGCCGGCGAGCGCACCGGCGCAGGCGGCGGCCACCATGACCGACAGCCCGAGCGCCAGGGGTGCCCGGATGCCGAAGATGTCGCCGAGCCGGCCGAAGATGGCGCTGCCGACGGCCAGGGCGAGGGAGTAGCAGCTGACGACGAGCGCGGCCCGACCCGCGGTGACGTCCAGGTCCGTCACGATGGTCGGCAGCGCCACGGCGACCGCGGCACTGCCCAGGCCGGTCACGCCGAAGAGGACCGCCAGGCCGGTCGCCACGGCGCCACGCACCTCGGTCCGGCCGGACGCCAGCTCCGCCACATCGCCTCGATCCGCACTTGAATATGAATCAGAGTTCAAGTATACAGTCCCCACACGCTTTTGTCCGAGGAGGGGGAGTCACATGAGCTCACCATCATCGCCCGAGGCGCCGGGGAGCGGGGCGGGCGGCCCGCTGTCGGGCATGCTCATCGACTTCGGCGGAGTGCTCACCACCCCGATCGCCGATGCGTTCGGTGCCCTGGGTGCCGAGGCCGGGCTGGCGCCCGGCGAGGCGCTCTCCCTGCTCGCCCGCCACGAGGGGGCCCGCGTCGCGCTCCGCGAGCACGAGGAGGGCCGTCTCGACGACGAGGGCTTCGAGGACGCCTTCGCGCAGGCGCTCACCGAGGCGGGTGGCCGGCTGGAGGCCCGCGGGCTGCTGGCGCGCATCGCGGCGCGCCTGCAGCTGGACGAGGCCATGGTCGAGCTGGTCCGCGAGGTGCGCCGCCGGGACGTCCCGGTGGCACTCGTGTCCAACTCCCTGGGGCGTGACTGCTACGCCCGGGTCGACCTCGACGAGCTCTTCGACGTCACCGTGATCTCGGGCCGGGTGGGCGTGCGCAAGCCCTCGCGGCGCATCTACGCCATCGCCTGCGAGCGGCTCGGTCTACCGCCGCAGGAGTGCGTGCTCGTCGACGACCTCGAGCACAACCTCGTCGGCGCGGCGCGCCTGGGCATCACCGGCGTCCACCACCGGCACGCGGGCGAGACGGCGCCGCGCGTGCGCGAGTTGCTCGACCTCCCTTCGCCCGCCGCCACGCCATGACCCAGCACCACCAGCCAACCCAACCAAGGACGGTTCCGATGTTCGATCTCAGTGAGCGCGGTCAGGAGTACCGCGACAGGCTGCTCGCCTTCATGGACGAGCACGTCTACCCGGCCGAGTCGGTCTACCGGGAGCAGATGACTGCGGCCGGCGACCCCAACCACCACCCCCAGGTCCTCGAGGACCTCAAGGCCGAGGCGCGCAGCCGCGGCCTGTGGAACCTCTTCCACCCGCACCCGGAGTGGGGGCCGGGCCTGACCAACTTCGAGTACGCGCACCTGGCCGAGATCACCGGGCGCAGCCTGGAGCTCGCTCCCGAGGCGATCAACTGCAACGCCCCGGACACCGGCAACATGGAGGTGCTCACCCTCTTCGGGACCGACGAGCACAAGGAGAAGTACCTCAAGCCGCTGCTCGCCGGCGAGATGGCCTCGGCCTTCGCGATGACCGAGCCGGCCGTCGCCAGCTCCGACGCGACGAACGTCGAGACGCGCATGGTCCGCGACGGTGACGAGTACGTCATCAACGGCCGCAAGTGGTGGACCTCCAACGCCCTGCACAAGAACTGCAAGGTCATGATCGTCATGGGCAAGACCGACCCGGAGGCCCCGACCCACCGGCAGCAGTCGATGATGGTCGTGCCGATCGACGCCCCCGGGGTGAAGATCGAGCGGGGTCTGCCGGTCTTCGGCTACATGGACCGCGAGGGCCACGCCGAGGTGACCTTCACCGACGTGCGCGTGCCCGTCGACGCCCTGCTGGCCGGTGAGGGTGACGGCTTCATGATCAGCCAGGCCCGTCTCGGGCCCGGCCGCATCCACCACTGCATGCGCGCCATCGGCGTGGCCGAGCGCGCCCTGGACCTGATGATCGACAGGGCGCAGAGCCGCACGACCTTCGGTGAGCCGGTGGCCAACCGCGCCAACATCATGGACTGGGTGGCCGAGTCCCGCATCGAGATCGAGATGGCCCGGCTGCTCACCCTCAAGGCCGCGCACATGATGGACACCGTCGGCAACAAGGTGGCGCGCACGGAGATCGCGGCGATCAAGGTCGCCGCGCCCAACGTCGCGCTCAAGGTGATCGACCGGGCCATCCAGGTGCACGGCGGCGGCGGCGTGAGCGACGACTTCCCGCTGGCGATGTGGTACGCACACATGCGTACGCTGCGTCTCGCGGACGGGCCCGACGAGGTGCACAAGATGACCATCGCGCGTCGCGAGTACCGGCGGCGCAGCCCCGAGTGGGGCAAGAAGAAGTAGAACGGCCGGACGAAGGAGACGCGATGCAGGATGCGAGCGACGGCAGCGTGACCGAGGGACTGGACCCGCAGGCCATGTCGAGCTGGCTCGAGGGCCTGGGGATCGGCTTCGAGCCGCCCGTGACCTTCGAGCGGGTGGGCCTGGGCCAGTCCAACCTCACCTACCTCGCGACGGATGCGAAGGGGGAGCGGCTCGTCCTGCGGCGGCCGCCCCTGGGTGAGCTGCTCGCCTCCGCGCACGACGTGGCGCGGGAGCACCGCATCCTCTCGGCGCTGCAGGGGAGCGATGTCCCCCTGCCGGTCGTGCACGGGCTGTGCGAGGACCCGGCCGTCACGGACGTGCCCGTGCTCGTCGTCTCCTTCGTCGAGGGCGCGGTCCTCGACGACCGCGCCGACGCCGAGGAGCTCACGCCACCGGCCCGCCACCGCGTCGGGTTCTCCCTCGTCGAGACCCTCGGGCACATCCACGCGGTCGACCTCGAGGAGGTCGGCCTGTCGGACCTGGCCAGCCACAAGCCCTACGGCGCCCGGCAGCTGCGCCGGTGGTCCCGTCAGTGGGACCTGTCCAAGACGCGTGAGCTGCCCGAGCTCGAGCGGCTCACGGAGCGGCTCGCCGCGCTCGACCCCGGGCCGGGCGAGATCACCCTCGTCCACGGGGACAGCCACCTGCGCAACGTGATCATCGACCCGCAGGAGGCCGACGTGCGCGCCATCCTCGACTGGGAGCTGTGCACGCTCGGGGACCCGCTCGCCGACCTCGGCACCCTCCTGGCCTACTGGCCGCAGCCCGGGGACCCACCGTCGAGGCGCTTCGACGCCTCGATGGTCCCGGGCTTCGCCACGCGCTCTGAGCTCGTCGAGCACTACGCGCAGGTCACCGGTCGGGACGTCTCGGCAGTACCCTTCTGGAACGCGCTCGGCCTGTGGAAGCTGGCGATCATCCTCGAGGGGGTGCGTCGCCGGCAGCAGGACGACCCGCGCAACCTGACCGCCGCCGGGGCCATCCCGGCCTCGGCGGTCGACGAGATCGTCGTGTGCGGGCACAGCGTCCTGGACCGGGAAGACTGAGGTGACCGCCATGGCGAGTCAGAGCGAGAGCGCTCCCACCGAGGCCCCCGCCCTCGTCGACCCCCAGAAGCTGGGCACGCAGCCGCAGACGGCCCGTGGCCAGCGCACCCGCGCCGCGCTGATCGCCGCGGCCCGCACGGTCTTCGAGCGGGACGGATACGTCGACTCGCGGCTGGTCGACATCGCGGCCGAGGCGAAGTGCTCGATCGGCAGCTTCTACACGTGGTTCGACAGCAAGGACGAGGTCTTCGCCGCGGTCCTGCACGAGGCCCAGAGCGAGATGCTCCACCCCGGCACGGGGCGCATGGAGAGCGTGGACGACCCCGTGGAGATCATCGGGGCGAGCAACCGCGCCTACTTCGAGGCCTACCGACGCAATGCCCGGCTCAACCAGCTGCTCCTGCAGGTGGCCGCGGTGGACCCGCGGTTCCGGCAGATGCGGCAGGCGCGCGCCGATGCCTTCGTCACCCGCAACGCCCGCGCCATCGCCGACCTGCAGCGGCGGGGCCTGGCCGACCGCAAGATCGATGCCAAGCTCGCCGCGATGGCGCTGTCCGGGATGATCTCGCGACTGGCGCAGGACGTCTTCATCGGCGACTACGCACCCGAGCCCGTCGACGACCTGGTCGAGGCGGCGACCCGGATGTGGACCAACGCCCTGGGCCTGACCACGCCGGAGCTGCGCGCCGACTGACCTGGCCCCACGTGCCCCCCGAATATCGGGTCACCCGATAAACCCCCGCTCCGCAAGGGTTCGAGACCCTTGCGGAGCGGGGGTTTGTCATGCAGAGCCGGGCGAAGGGGGGATCACCGGGCGATGGTGACCCCACCGTCGACGGTCAGGGTGGTGCCGACGACGTAGTCCCCGGCGGCGGAAGCGAGGTAGACGGCCGCGGCGGCCATGTCCTCCGGGCGGCCGATGCGACCGGAGGGGATGTGGGCGCTGACCTCCTCGGAGTTGTCGCGGGCGTCCTTGTTCATGTTCGAGGCGAAGGCCCCCGGCGCGATGGCGCTGACGACGATCCCCTCCGGGGCCAGTCGCACACCCATCCGCTTGGTGAGGTGGATGATCCCCGCCTTGCTCGCGTGGTACGAGTACGTCTCCAGCGGGTTGAGGGAGAGGCCGTCGATCGAGCCGATGTTGATCACCTTGGCCAGGTGTCCGCCGCGCTCGTGGCCGGCGAGGAGGAGGTCCTTGGCGGCCTGGGTGAGGAAGAACGGCGTCTTGACGTTGAGGTCCATGACCTTGTCCCACCCGTCCTCGGGGAACTCGTCGAAGGGCGCACCCCAGGCCGCACCGGCGTTGTTGACGAGGATGTCGAGGTGGTCCTCGTGCGTGCGGAAGGCCTCGAGCAGCGCGGCGATGCCGTCGGTGGTGGAGACGTCGACCGGGAGCGCCACGCAGCGGCCCTGCCCGTACTGCTCCGACAGCTCGGCCGCGGTGGCCTCGCAGGCCTCGGCCTTGCGGGCGGTGATGTAGACCCGGGCGCCCTGGCAGAGCAGGCCCTCGGCGATCATCCGGCCGATGCCGCGGGAGCCGCCGGTCACGAGGGCGACGCGGCCGTCGAGGGAGAAGAGGGAGGGGATGTCCATGTGCAGGTCCTTGCGTCGGAGGGGGTGCGTTGGGCCGACAGTAGCGATACTTGAATTCCGATTCAAGATATAGTTGAGGTCGGATTCATGTTGTGGGAGGGTGACGGCGACCGTCCATCCCACCATCGGCAGGAGTTCCCATGAGCTGGTCGTCGCAGGAAGTACGTCTGGCCCAGCGGCCGCAGGGTCGACCCGATGCGAGCACGTGGCAGCTCGCCACGACCGAGGTCCCCGAGCCCGGCCCGGGTGAGTTCGTCGTGCGCATCGACCTGATCTCCCTCGACCCGGCGATGCGCGGCTGGCTCAACGACGTGCGCTCCTACGTGCCGCCCGTCGGCATCGGCGAGGTCATGCGCGCCTTCGCGGCCGGGGAGGTCATCGCCTCCGAGCACGCGGACTTCGCGGTCGGTGACGCGGTCAGCGGCACCTTCGGCGTGCGCGAGCACGTGCTCTCCGACGGGAAGGGGGTGACGAAGCTCGACCTCGACGTCGCCCCGATGGCGACCTGGCTCGGTGCGCTCGGGATGCCCGGCATGACGGCCTACTTCGGTCTCGAGGACGTCGGTCGCGCGCAGCCGGGGGAGACCGTGCTCGTCTCGGCCGCTGCCGGTGCGGTCGGCAGCGTCGTCGCCCAGCTCGCCAAGGCGAAGGGGTGCCGCGTGATCGGCGTCGCCGGCGGGCCGGACAAGGTCGCCTGGCTGCGTGACCTCGGGCTGGACGAGGTCATCGACCGCAAGGAGGGCGACCTGCTGCGCCAGGTGCGTCGTGCAGCGCCCGACGGCGTGGACGTGTACTTCGACAACGTGGGTGGCGAGCTGCTCGACGCCGCCCTGGCCAACCTCGCCCGTGGCGCCCGCATCGCGATCTGCGGTGCCATCTCCACCTACAACGACGAGACGCTGGCGGAGGGGCCGCGTCGGTACATGGCCCTCCTCGTCTTCCGCGCGAGCATGCAGGGCTTCCTCGTCATGGACTACCTCGACCGCTACCCCGAGGGCATCGCGGCGATCTCGAAGCTGATCGAGCAGGACCGCCTCGTCGCCACCGAGACGGTGCTCGAGGGTGGCGTCGCCGGCTTCCCCGACGCGCTGCTCGGACTCTTCGACGGGGTCAACACCGGCAAGCTGCTCCTCAAGGTCTGACCCAAGAGGCTTCGAGGCGCCCATGCAGAGCATGGGACCCAGCCCGCAGGCGGCCTCGCACCTCAGCCAGCGTCCAACGAAAGGTTTCCCTGTGCGCGCCATCCACATCTCCTCCCTCGACGGGCCCGACGCGGTCGAGCTCGTCGACGTCCCGGAGCCGTCCGACGACTCCCTGGTGACGATCGCGGTCAAGGCGGCCGGCGTCGCCTTCCCGGAGCTGCTCCAGACCCGGGGCCTGTACCAGATGAAGCCCGACCTCCCCTTCGTCCCGGGGGCGGAGGTCGCCGGTGTCGTCGAGAGCGCTCCCGAGGGGAGCGGCTTCGCGCCGGGGGACCGCGTGGCGGCGCTCACGCTGCTCGGGGGCTTCGCGGAGAAGGCGCAGGCCCGCCCGGACCTCACCTTCGCCCTGCCGGACAACGTCGCCTTCGAGGAGGCGGCGTCCTTCACCTTCAACTACGCGACCGTCTACTTCGCGCTCGTCGAGCGCGGTGGCCTCGCGGAGGGGGAGAGCGTCCTCGTCCACGGCGCGGCCGGCGGCATCGGGACGGCGGCCATCCAGATGGCCAAGGCCTTCGGTGCCGGTCGCGTGATCGGGGTGGTCTCCACCGAGGCGAAGGGGGAGGTGGCGCGTGCCGCGGGGGCCGACGAGGTCGTCCTCGCCGACGACTTCCTCGCGACGATCGGGAAGTCCTCCGTCGACGTCGTCGTGGACCCGGTGGGCGGGGACCGGTTCACCGACTCCCTCCGCGCGCTCAAGGAGCACGGCCGGCTGCTCGTCATCGGCTTCACCGCCGGGGAGATCCCCACCGTCAAGGTCAACCGGCTGCTGCTGAACAACGTCGCGGTCGTCGGGGTCGGCTGGGGCGCGTTCGCCATGAGCCGT
Proteins encoded in this region:
- a CDS encoding MFS transporter, producing the protein MTSTGSAPSRGDRLGGLPYTRRHTRLLVGSGVGWALDAMDVGLISFVIVVLAEQWGLTTGERSWIVTIGFIGMAIGATLGGRLADRFGRRAVFATTLVVYGLATGASALVGGVALFMVLRFFVGLGLGAELPVASTLVSELSPTRIRGRLVVALESFWAVGWILAAVIGFYVIPHGDDGWRWGLAFGLVPAVYALVVRYGLPESAAWLESRGRHEEAEEVVRGFEESAGIEPGTVARAKGEPAPVDAVTAAHGLWSAALRRRTAGIWIVWFAVNFAYYGAFLWIPSLLVARGHDVTTSFMYTLIITLAQLPGYALSAVLIEVWGRRATLAAFLVGSAVSAWFFGQSDSVTSIIVAGCALSFANLGAWGALYAITPEIYPTAVRGSGAGAAAGFGRLASILAPLMVPFLLERGGASGDVLVFSIFTAAFGVAAAATFLLPELRGRQLAE
- a CDS encoding phosphotriesterase-related protein, encoding MVAVPTVTGSIDSAELGRVLAHEHIFVLGEEYRQNYQDDWDEDTKVAEAVEELGALPSLGIDTILDPTVLGLGRYLPRVQRVAEQIDLNVVVATGLYTYNEIPFQFHYTGPGLLFDVPEPLTELFLKDLREGIADTGVRAGFLKCAIEEQGLTPGVERVMRAVGQASAQSGAPITVHTNPHTGSGLVAQRVLAEEGADLSKVVIGHSGDTTEIDYLTKLADAGSYLGMDRFGLDVLLPFEDRVATVLELLRRGYAEKMVLAHDASCFIDWFDPEAKRQTVPRWNYRHISEDVIPALLEGGASEQDIETMLVTNPRAYFER
- a CDS encoding dienelactone hydrolase family protein; translation: MAHVLLFPSVLGVRRGVTDLADALTGAGHDVTTVDPYDGQTFEDYPSGMARTKEIGEEALRARGLEAAKGVGAPFVAVGFSVGAAIAQWVAAQCPDTARVVVMVGGGIPMQHLDATWPPGVAGQVHVTAGDPFHEEDRQLDATIDERLQDDVERAGGEFTYVEYQGEGHMFTDPSLGEYQPEEARILTRRVVELADSVG
- a CDS encoding enoyl-CoA hydratase-related protein, producing MTDTDHVLYDLTDGVATITLNRPERRNAMSGPMIEGLGELLQESADDPRVRALVLTGAGRAFCAGGDVQQFDADGGEGGGASEVDPAAVAEQVRHQEMTVGQIHAFPKPVLASLPGAAAGAGLGLAFAADLRIGTPRTVMATAFATVALSGDFGVAWFLHQLVGPARARELLLLNPRLDGQACLDLGLVNQLVPEDELAERTHEMARRLADGPALALAHLKQNLREVPFQTLSEAMRAEVPRHKECGLTEDHIEAVSAFVEKRPPVFGR
- a CDS encoding MFS transporter; translated protein: MAELASGRTEVRGAVATGLAVLFGVTGLGSAAVAVALPTIVTDLDVTAGRAALVVSCYSLALAVGSAIFGRLGDIFGIRAPLALGLSVMVAAACAGALAGNLPALIAARTLQGLGAAAVPALTLAAVQALFEGDARARAMATYAGVGATVNALGPVIGAMLVEPLGWRPVVAIPLAALLVMPLLWGDLPTRRQAGATIDAPGAALVAVAATGAVLALQWATLGPVPALIGLLALVTAAPVAVLRSRRHPDGIVQAALIGDPGARRSLLTAVSLPSAWFGMLVAIPTALTAHGWTGVQIGLLLVPCAALGIVAPRVNGPALVRFGPARGQLLATLGTALALVLATGGVALVSGPLLVLATLVLMLSFGLGQPAMTTLVADSVPVRTRGGALGLLTLVFLMGGSLGAATVGGLGAQIGLAGALLTLVVLPLAAAAAFAPSLRTRR
- a CDS encoding HAD family phosphatase, which produces MSSPSSPEAPGSGAGGPLSGMLIDFGGVLTTPIADAFGALGAEAGLAPGEALSLLARHEGARVALREHEEGRLDDEGFEDAFAQALTEAGGRLEARGLLARIAARLQLDEAMVELVREVRRRDVPVALVSNSLGRDCYARVDLDELFDVTVISGRVGVRKPSRRIYAIACERLGLPPQECVLVDDLEHNLVGAARLGITGVHHRHAGETAPRVRELLDLPSPAATP
- a CDS encoding acyl-CoA dehydrogenase family protein produces the protein MFDLSERGQEYRDRLLAFMDEHVYPAESVYREQMTAAGDPNHHPQVLEDLKAEARSRGLWNLFHPHPEWGPGLTNFEYAHLAEITGRSLELAPEAINCNAPDTGNMEVLTLFGTDEHKEKYLKPLLAGEMASAFAMTEPAVASSDATNVETRMVRDGDEYVINGRKWWTSNALHKNCKVMIVMGKTDPEAPTHRQQSMMVVPIDAPGVKIERGLPVFGYMDREGHAEVTFTDVRVPVDALLAGEGDGFMISQARLGPGRIHHCMRAIGVAERALDLMIDRAQSRTTFGEPVANRANIMDWVAESRIEIEMARLLTLKAAHMMDTVGNKVARTEIAAIKVAAPNVALKVIDRAIQVHGGGGVSDDFPLAMWYAHMRTLRLADGPDEVHKMTIARREYRRRSPEWGKKK
- a CDS encoding phosphotransferase family protein, with product MQDASDGSVTEGLDPQAMSSWLEGLGIGFEPPVTFERVGLGQSNLTYLATDAKGERLVLRRPPLGELLASAHDVAREHRILSALQGSDVPLPVVHGLCEDPAVTDVPVLVVSFVEGAVLDDRADAEELTPPARHRVGFSLVETLGHIHAVDLEEVGLSDLASHKPYGARQLRRWSRQWDLSKTRELPELERLTERLAALDPGPGEITLVHGDSHLRNVIIDPQEADVRAILDWELCTLGDPLADLGTLLAYWPQPGDPPSRRFDASMVPGFATRSELVEHYAQVTGRDVSAVPFWNALGLWKLAIILEGVRRRQQDDPRNLTAAGAIPASAVDEIVVCGHSVLDRED
- a CDS encoding TetR/AcrR family transcriptional regulator; the encoded protein is MASQSESAPTEAPALVDPQKLGTQPQTARGQRTRAALIAAARTVFERDGYVDSRLVDIAAEAKCSIGSFYTWFDSKDEVFAAVLHEAQSEMLHPGTGRMESVDDPVEIIGASNRAYFEAYRRNARLNQLLLQVAAVDPRFRQMRQARADAFVTRNARAIADLQRRGLADRKIDAKLAAMALSGMISRLAQDVFIGDYAPEPVDDLVEAATRMWTNALGLTTPELRAD